The following proteins are encoded in a genomic region of Spirosoma sp. SC4-14:
- a CDS encoding dihydrodipicolinate synthase family protein, producing the protein MNWQGVFPALTTKFTADEELDLAAFTHNLQAQLDAGVDGIILGGSLGEASTLSNDEKETLLKTAVDYVDGQVPVLLNIAEGATRDAIRVAERAASLGARGLMLLPPMRYKADERETCAYFKAIAAATDLPIMLYNNPVDYKIEVTLSMFDELVAFPTIQAVKESTRDISNVTRLRNRFGDRIKILCGVDTLAMEELVMGADGWIAGLVCAFPRETVAIYRLVKAGRYDEARAIYRWFMPLLELDIHPKLVQYIKLAEAATGLGTEYVRAPRLMLAGAERERILTIINAGLANRPALPELEELANVG; encoded by the coding sequence ATCAACTGGCAAGGCGTATTCCCGGCCTTAACTACCAAATTCACCGCCGACGAAGAGCTCGATCTGGCAGCATTTACGCACAACCTTCAGGCGCAGCTCGACGCAGGTGTCGATGGAATTATTCTGGGCGGTTCACTCGGCGAAGCCAGCACCCTCTCAAACGATGAAAAGGAAACGCTGCTCAAAACCGCCGTCGACTATGTCGATGGGCAGGTTCCGGTACTGCTGAACATTGCAGAAGGGGCTACCCGCGATGCTATTCGGGTAGCCGAGCGTGCCGCCAGCCTGGGCGCCCGTGGTCTGATGCTGCTTCCGCCCATGCGCTACAAAGCCGATGAACGCGAAACCTGCGCCTATTTCAAAGCGATAGCCGCTGCCACTGATTTGCCCATAATGCTCTATAACAATCCCGTCGATTACAAAATTGAGGTAACACTCTCCATGTTCGATGAGTTGGTCGCCTTCCCTACTATTCAGGCCGTAAAAGAATCGACCCGCGATATTTCCAATGTAACACGGCTGCGGAACCGTTTTGGCGACCGGATCAAGATTCTGTGCGGAGTGGACACACTGGCCATGGAAGAACTGGTTATGGGTGCCGATGGCTGGATTGCCGGTCTGGTTTGTGCATTCCCGCGCGAGACGGTTGCCATTTATCGGCTCGTGAAAGCCGGTCGGTACGACGAAGCCCGGGCCATCTATCGCTGGTTTATGCCCCTGCTCGAACTGGATATCCATCCGAAACTGGTTCAGTACATTAAACTGGCCGAAGCCGCTACCGGCCTGGGTACCGAATACGTACGGGCTCCCCGCCTGATGCTGGCCGGTGCTGAGCGCGAACGCATCCTGACAATTATCAACGCCGGTCTGGCTAATCGTCCGGCCCTGCCCGAACTCGAAGAACTGGCGAATGTCGGCTAA
- a CDS encoding 4-hydroxyproline epimerase produces MKSFFCIDAHTCGNPVRVVTGGSIPYLEGATMSDKRQHFLREYDWIRTGLMFEPRGHDMMSGSILYPPSDPANDVGVLFIETSGCLPMCGHGTIGTVTVAIEQGLVTPKTPGILNLEVPAGLVKVAYRQEGKKVKSVKITNIKSYLAAENLTVECPDLGSLTVDVAYGGNFYAIVDPQPNFPGLEHYKAEQLIAWARVMRQRMNEQYTFVHPENPTINGLSHILWTGEPLDPTSTARNAVFYGDKAIDRSPCGTGTSARLAQWYAKGRLKPGQDFIHESIIGSKFIGRIEAETELNGKPAIVPSIEGWAIIHGFNQILLDEDDPYQFGFQVI; encoded by the coding sequence ATGAAGTCTTTCTTCTGTATTGATGCCCACACTTGTGGGAATCCGGTTCGGGTTGTAACGGGAGGTAGTATTCCGTATCTGGAAGGTGCAACGATGAGCGACAAACGCCAGCACTTTCTGCGTGAATACGACTGGATTCGAACCGGGTTGATGTTCGAACCGCGCGGCCACGACATGATGTCGGGGAGTATTTTGTATCCACCCAGCGATCCAGCCAACGATGTAGGTGTCTTATTCATTGAAACATCGGGTTGCCTGCCCATGTGTGGCCATGGCACTATTGGTACCGTAACGGTGGCCATCGAACAGGGGTTGGTGACGCCTAAAACACCGGGCATTCTAAACCTGGAAGTACCCGCTGGTCTTGTCAAAGTGGCGTATCGGCAGGAGGGCAAAAAGGTAAAATCGGTTAAGATAACGAACATTAAATCCTATCTGGCTGCCGAAAACCTGACTGTCGAATGCCCCGATCTTGGCTCTCTGACTGTCGATGTGGCCTACGGTGGCAACTTCTACGCCATTGTCGATCCCCAGCCAAACTTTCCTGGTCTGGAGCACTATAAAGCCGAGCAACTTATTGCCTGGGCCCGCGTGATGCGTCAGCGGATGAATGAACAATACACCTTTGTGCATCCCGAAAACCCGACCATCAATGGGTTGAGCCATATTTTGTGGACGGGCGAACCGCTCGATCCAACCTCAACGGCCCGCAACGCTGTTTTTTACGGCGACAAGGCCATTGACCGGTCTCCCTGCGGCACCGGCACCTCTGCCCGGCTGGCCCAATGGTATGCCAAAGGCCGCCTGAAACCAGGGCAGGATTTCATTCACGAGAGTATCATCGGCTCAAAATTTATTGGCCGCATCGAAGCCGAAACCGAGTTGAATGGCAAACCCGCCATCGTTCCCAGCATTGAGGGCTGGGCCATCATTCATGGTTTCAACCAGATTCTGCTCGATGAAGACGACCCGTATCAATTCGGCTTTCAGGTGATATAG
- a CDS encoding FAD-dependent oxidoreductase, translated as MTIGIIGGGVSGLFSAYYLRRAGHDVTVLENGTFADSCSHGNAGMIVPSHIIPLAAPGMIAKGIRWMFRSTSPFYVKPRLNRELLRWGWLFHRHATAEHVERAIPVLRDLSLLSKKLYQELATSDKLDFGWKEHGLLMLYQTVDNEHEMADEADVANRAGVEAQVLTGKQVQDLEPNARVTVRGAVYYPGDAHIYPNQLIQELVVQLRQMGVTLLENQHVRDFSIQNGSIREVLTTTGAYSFDQVVVAAGAWSPELMHKLGLALPLQGGKGYSFMLPKPEQAIRVPAIMLEARATATPMNGQLRLAGTLEIAGTDLHVNPNRVRGIVQAINHYYPDLTVQMPATETVWRGLRPCSPDGLPYIGRIRSLNNVTLATGHGMMGVSLGPATGLLVAEAVQGKPTSLPLEPFAPDRFK; from the coding sequence ATGACAATAGGCATTATTGGCGGAGGTGTTAGCGGATTGTTTTCGGCTTATTATCTACGTCGGGCCGGGCATGATGTAACGGTACTCGAAAATGGCACCTTTGCCGACAGTTGTTCGCATGGCAACGCAGGTATGATTGTGCCGAGTCATATTATTCCACTGGCAGCACCGGGCATGATCGCCAAAGGCATCCGCTGGATGTTTCGGTCGACCAGCCCTTTTTACGTAAAACCCCGGCTCAACCGTGAGTTACTGCGTTGGGGCTGGCTTTTCCATCGACATGCGACTGCCGAACACGTTGAACGGGCTATTCCGGTTCTGCGCGACCTGAGTCTGCTCAGCAAGAAGTTATACCAGGAGCTGGCGACTTCCGACAAACTGGACTTTGGCTGGAAAGAACATGGCCTGCTCATGCTCTACCAAACTGTTGACAATGAGCACGAAATGGCCGACGAAGCCGATGTTGCCAACCGAGCAGGCGTTGAAGCTCAGGTGCTGACGGGCAAGCAGGTTCAGGATTTGGAGCCCAATGCCCGCGTGACCGTTCGTGGAGCTGTTTACTACCCTGGCGATGCGCATATTTACCCGAATCAGTTGATTCAGGAACTGGTTGTTCAGTTACGGCAAATGGGCGTAACCTTGCTGGAGAATCAACATGTTCGTGATTTTTCGATTCAGAATGGCAGCATTCGGGAAGTGCTTACCACAACGGGAGCCTATTCGTTCGATCAGGTAGTGGTTGCAGCCGGAGCCTGGTCGCCGGAGTTGATGCATAAACTAGGTCTGGCCTTACCGCTGCAAGGTGGCAAAGGCTATAGTTTTATGCTTCCCAAACCCGAACAGGCCATTCGGGTACCGGCCATTATGCTCGAAGCACGGGCAACGGCCACTCCTATGAACGGGCAACTGCGACTGGCCGGTACGCTCGAAATTGCCGGTACTGATCTTCACGTTAATCCAAATCGGGTTCGGGGCATTGTGCAGGCCATTAATCACTACTACCCCGACTTAACCGTACAGATGCCCGCTACCGAAACGGTTTGGCGGGGTTTGCGTCCTTGCTCGCCCGATGGGCTGCCCTACATTGGCCGGATTCGAAGTCTGAATAACGTAACGCTGGCGACCGGTCATGGCATGATGGGCGTAAGCCTCGGCCCAGCTACGGGTCTGTTAGTAGCAGAGGCTGTTCAGGGAAAACCAACCAGCCTGCCGCTCGAACCGTTTGCGCCTGACCGTTTTAAATAA
- a CDS encoding S41 family peptidase yields the protein MSNTSHNRFIGQLSIAGLLTFLVLTFTSCNKNADTISPQTRTTSTNNSLVDHWILENMREVYYWNDKIPANPDTTLAPSDFFDSILYSYDATARPDGDRFSWIEESADNLTAELSGETKTTGMEFTLYLRAANSNDVIAQVLYVLPGSPADQAGLKRGDIISKVNGQGITVDNYQSLLFGDMTTYTFGLAQVSNQSILDTDVTKTITTAVFQENPVFLDSVYTVGSKTIGYLVYNQFVPAPNGSNGTDYDDQVDAIFSKFKAQGVNEMILDLRYNPGGYTSSSANLASLIGKGVDASKLYFREEWNATLTPYLTQQYGSDFFLQKFSTKAQNIGGNLSRLIVLTTDWTASSSELVINGLRPYMTVTTIGTTTVGKNVGSITVTDDSGQIKWGMQPIVFKSYNSLGQSDYSGGFTPSVEVQEPINLYPLGDTREALLSAALGYISGTANSRLGVSQNPLKALGSSIQRKAGGSQMFRRLKNLNL from the coding sequence ATGTCCAACACATCTCACAATCGGTTTATCGGGCAACTGTCGATTGCCGGACTATTGACTTTTTTGGTATTAACGTTTACCTCCTGTAACAAAAATGCGGACACAATTTCTCCGCAAACACGCACAACATCGACCAACAACTCACTCGTCGATCATTGGATTCTGGAAAATATGCGGGAAGTTTATTACTGGAACGACAAGATTCCGGCGAACCCCGACACAACCCTGGCCCCTTCCGACTTTTTCGACTCCATTCTCTATAGCTATGATGCTACTGCGCGCCCCGATGGCGACCGGTTTTCGTGGATTGAAGAAAGTGCCGATAATCTGACGGCCGAACTCAGTGGCGAAACAAAAACGACCGGAATGGAATTTACGCTGTATTTGCGTGCGGCCAATTCGAACGACGTCATTGCACAGGTGCTGTATGTGTTGCCCGGTTCTCCGGCCGATCAGGCCGGTTTAAAACGGGGCGATATTATCAGCAAGGTAAACGGGCAAGGAATTACCGTCGACAATTATCAGTCGCTGCTTTTTGGCGATATGACGACCTACACATTTGGGCTGGCCCAGGTAAGCAACCAGTCGATTCTTGATACCGACGTCACCAAAACCATAACAACGGCTGTGTTCCAGGAAAATCCGGTCTTTCTGGACTCAGTTTATACGGTTGGCAGCAAAACCATCGGTTATTTAGTGTACAATCAGTTTGTTCCGGCACCAAACGGCAGCAACGGCACTGACTATGACGATCAGGTCGATGCTATTTTCAGCAAATTCAAGGCGCAGGGTGTCAATGAAATGATTCTCGACCTGCGCTACAATCCGGGCGGCTATACATCTTCATCGGCCAATCTGGCCAGTTTGATCGGAAAAGGTGTCGATGCCAGCAAGCTCTATTTCCGCGAAGAATGGAATGCCACCTTGACTCCCTATCTTACCCAACAATACGGCAGCGATTTCTTTTTGCAAAAATTCAGCACAAAGGCCCAGAACATCGGCGGCAATCTGTCGCGATTGATTGTCTTAACAACCGACTGGACGGCCTCTTCGAGCGAATTGGTGATTAATGGCCTGCGTCCCTACATGACCGTTACGACCATTGGCACCACAACCGTCGGCAAAAATGTTGGCTCGATTACGGTTACCGACGACAGTGGACAAATCAAATGGGGTATGCAACCGATTGTCTTTAAGTCCTATAACAGCCTTGGCCAGTCCGATTACTCGGGCGGTTTCACACCATCAGTAGAAGTCCAGGAACCGATCAATCTGTATCCGCTTGGCGACACGCGCGAAGCGCTGCTTAGCGCGGCTCTGGGCTACATATCAGGCACGGCCAACAGTCGGCTGGGCGTTTCGCAAAACCCGTTGAAAGCACTCGGTTCGTCGATTCAACGGAAAGCGGGCGGCAGTCAGATGTTCCGGCGTCTTAAAAATCTCAACCTGTGA
- a CDS encoding kelch repeat-containing protein: MIHFPIRFRSAKGSMPKLISPTATQSQADQDTKNHRRSQLINWALGLVCIGWAGALVGCKSSDATVLGDWKSRSELEGPARSNAVSFVIGNFGYLGTGLNSSNERLKDFWAYDQNKNTWVQLADMAGVARYSAVGFSIGTKGYVGTGINANGDRLKDFWEYDQTSNTWKAVADFGGTARTGAVAFSIGTKGYVGTGFDGNYLKDFWAFDPTQNAWTKVASYSGAKREGGVAMVINGIGYVGTGNNNGLAQRDWYGYDPAQDLWIEKAQFTDDQTSSITRSYAVAFTINNKGYLTNGNSNGTVVWEYDPSTDLWSNSLGAFEGVSRTYAVGFAIGGKGYVATGTNGSSSKYDDLWEFDPTIAQEL; encoded by the coding sequence ATGATTCATTTTCCAATCCGATTTCGTTCGGCAAAAGGCTCCATGCCGAAGTTAATATCCCCTACGGCTACTCAATCTCAAGCAGACCAGGATACTAAAAATCACCGCCGTTCGCAGCTCATCAACTGGGCCTTAGGACTTGTTTGTATAGGCTGGGCTGGAGCGCTCGTTGGTTGCAAAAGCTCAGATGCCACTGTACTGGGCGACTGGAAAAGTCGTTCCGAACTGGAAGGTCCGGCACGTTCCAATGCGGTTAGTTTTGTTATCGGCAATTTTGGTTATCTGGGCACTGGTCTTAATTCCAGCAACGAACGCCTGAAAGATTTCTGGGCGTATGATCAGAATAAAAACACCTGGGTTCAGCTAGCCGATATGGCTGGTGTGGCCCGTTATAGTGCTGTTGGGTTTTCAATCGGCACAAAAGGATATGTAGGAACAGGTATCAATGCCAATGGCGACCGGCTGAAAGATTTCTGGGAATATGACCAGACCTCAAACACCTGGAAAGCAGTTGCCGATTTTGGTGGTACGGCCCGCACAGGTGCTGTTGCCTTCAGCATTGGCACAAAAGGTTATGTTGGCACAGGTTTCGATGGCAACTACCTGAAAGATTTCTGGGCTTTTGATCCAACCCAAAATGCCTGGACAAAAGTTGCCAGCTACAGCGGTGCCAAACGCGAAGGTGGCGTTGCTATGGTTATCAATGGCATTGGTTATGTTGGTACCGGCAATAACAATGGGCTGGCTCAACGGGACTGGTATGGCTACGACCCTGCACAGGATTTGTGGATTGAGAAAGCTCAATTCACCGATGATCAGACCTCTTCGATTACCCGGAGCTATGCCGTTGCGTTTACCATTAACAACAAAGGCTACCTGACCAATGGTAACTCAAACGGTACGGTTGTGTGGGAATATGATCCATCAACCGATCTGTGGTCAAACTCGCTAGGCGCTTTCGAGGGTGTTAGCCGGACTTATGCCGTTGGCTTTGCTATTGGCGGTAAAGGCTATGTTGCAACGGGTACCAACGGTTCATCGTCTAAATATGATGACCTGTGGGAGTTTGATCCGACAATTGCTCAGGAATTATAA
- a CDS encoding DUF4907 domain-containing protein, with amino-acid sequence MSILQQKPTQPHNQVSGTVTIRKGLLWVMVVLGFLTAYLFYPRHTNYEVQVFDTGKGWGYDILRNGKAFIHQPTVPGVAGTVGFANAEQAQKVGERAVEKLEQEKDLPTLTHDELRQLGVKIP; translated from the coding sequence ATGTCAATACTACAACAGAAGCCTACCCAGCCACATAACCAGGTTTCTGGTACGGTAACGATCCGCAAAGGGTTGCTTTGGGTGATGGTTGTACTTGGCTTTCTGACGGCTTACCTGTTTTATCCTCGACACACGAATTATGAGGTGCAGGTATTTGATACGGGAAAGGGCTGGGGCTACGATATTCTGAGAAACGGAAAGGCATTTATTCATCAGCCAACTGTGCCGGGTGTTGCCGGCACAGTTGGCTTTGCCAACGCAGAGCAGGCCCAGAAGGTCGGTGAGCGAGCGGTTGAGAAATTAGAACAAGAGAAGGATTTACCAACTCTTACCCATGACGAATTGCGCCAGTTAGGCGTTAAAATTCCCTGA
- a CDS encoding DUF4270 family protein — MMRTLWYAGLLLLTGIILSACQSGDLNIGQSVINPQQLLLQPIDTVTILASTVLKADSFATSSDNNIVVGHWSDAQTGQLTAKTFTSVDYPSNSLATTTNLTVDSLVLELGYAFSYGDTTTAFTLNVHKLKKPIVAGLAYYNTSTASYEENPLVSKTIVPNYNTGTQLITVRFPDTLAQSLFTKIQNNDISSNTTLAEMLPGFAFVGQSTVNSFRGFANSYGSTVTGLRLYYHSTDPTSGVTPTSQNLLFTLSTTHFTELKKDLSNTPLKGLKNRSDAISSQLTDNTTFISWGSGLQTRLELPYLDKFLQSDNFAGINGAFLVVSPVRKSLSDNAGPPTALTLYGTNSQNEVVSNIPGTSSGQVPYTVGYSVSDTPLMLKDTYTFDLTAYIGQIIRRNIPNRPLLLTVASTAPSVKELIQRVTLGNQQKANDQMKLQLYFTSSL, encoded by the coding sequence ATGATGCGTACTCTGTGGTACGCCGGTTTGTTGCTGCTGACCGGTATTATACTGTCTGCTTGCCAATCAGGCGACCTTAACATAGGTCAATCGGTCATCAACCCTCAGCAGTTGTTGCTGCAACCGATTGACACTGTGACGATTCTGGCCTCGACCGTTCTGAAAGCCGATTCGTTTGCAACTTCTAGCGATAATAATATTGTGGTTGGTCATTGGTCTGATGCACAAACCGGACAATTGACGGCCAAAACCTTTACATCAGTTGATTATCCATCGAACTCGTTAGCAACGACAACGAATCTGACGGTTGATTCGCTGGTGCTCGAATTAGGTTATGCATTCTCGTATGGCGATACAACCACAGCCTTCACGCTGAACGTGCATAAGCTTAAAAAACCTATTGTTGCCGGATTAGCCTATTACAACACCAGCACAGCTAGCTACGAAGAAAATCCGCTGGTATCGAAAACGATTGTACCCAACTACAATACCGGAACCCAACTGATTACCGTGCGTTTCCCAGATACGCTAGCCCAATCGTTATTCACAAAAATTCAGAATAACGACATCAGTAGCAATACGACGCTGGCCGAAATGCTTCCTGGCTTTGCGTTTGTGGGGCAATCGACAGTAAATTCATTTCGTGGTTTTGCAAATTCCTATGGTTCAACTGTAACGGGCTTACGGTTGTATTATCACTCCACCGATCCCACGTCAGGCGTGACACCCACCAGTCAGAATCTGCTGTTTACTCTTTCGACAACTCACTTTACGGAGTTGAAAAAAGACCTGAGCAACACGCCATTGAAAGGGTTAAAAAATCGTTCGGATGCCATTAGTAGCCAATTAACAGATAATACTACGTTTATATCGTGGGGATCGGGCCTGCAAACGCGCCTTGAACTACCTTATCTGGATAAGTTTCTTCAATCCGACAATTTTGCGGGTATTAATGGTGCTTTTCTGGTAGTTAGTCCGGTTCGCAAAAGCCTGAGCGATAACGCAGGTCCGCCAACAGCGTTAACCTTGTATGGGACCAACAGCCAGAACGAAGTTGTTTCGAACATACCCGGCACATCGTCGGGGCAGGTACCGTATACCGTTGGCTATAGTGTCAGTGATACGCCACTAATGCTCAAGGATACCTATACGTTCGACCTGACAGCCTACATTGGTCAGATAATCAGACGAAATATTCCCAATCGTCCGCTTCTACTTACAGTAGCCAGTACAGCGCCATCCGTAAAGGAGTTAATTCAACGGGTTACTCTGGGCAACCAGCAAAAAGCAAACGACCAGATGAAGCTTCAGTTGTATTTCACCTCCAGTCTTTAG
- a CDS encoding cold shock domain-containing protein, producing the protein METFSKREKEKQRQKKRKQKQEKMESRKASTPKGQSLDQMLAYVDENGNLSTTPPDPRRQRTVNEEDIQIGVPRQSDIAEGTKIHQGIVTSFSASKGYGFIKDTQTQASVFVHINSLLEPINEQDRVSFTLTMTPKGPSAIEVKKAAKPE; encoded by the coding sequence ATGGAAACATTCAGTAAAAGAGAAAAAGAAAAACAGCGTCAGAAAAAGAGAAAACAAAAGCAGGAAAAGATGGAAAGCCGTAAAGCGAGTACGCCAAAAGGTCAATCGCTGGATCAGATGCTTGCTTATGTAGATGAAAACGGTAATCTGTCGACCACCCCGCCCGATCCACGTCGGCAACGGACTGTGAATGAGGAGGATATTCAGATTGGTGTTCCCCGGCAGTCGGACATAGCAGAAGGAACGAAGATTCATCAGGGAATTGTAACTTCCTTTTCGGCTTCTAAGGGGTATGGTTTTATTAAAGACACACAGACTCAGGCCAGCGTTTTTGTGCATATCAACTCGCTATTGGAACCAATCAATGAACAGGATCGGGTTAGTTTTACACTAACCATGACTCCCAAAGGCCCAAGCGCAATTGAGGTGAAGAAAGCAGCGAAACCCGAATGA
- a CDS encoding class I SAM-dependent methyltransferase: protein MASQQDLDFTYTTIDKIFRLSMGQTGDYSGAMYNGDFSLTLEQAQRQKHKFIADSLGVGPGTRILDMGCGWGPFLQYSKERGAIGKGVTLSSGQAEACRENGLSVDIKDCRQITPADYGTFDAVSCIGGMEHFCSVEQYQAGQQDKVYADFFQSLTHLLPVGGRFYMQTMVFGKNMIPFEDISLDAPKDSPSYALALMIAQFPGSWLPYGPEQVIRNAQPHFKLISQSSGRLDYIETIGQWRKRFRAFNLQKYLLYASLLPRMLTSKAFRDLIAVFRVSPNRVCFQQETMEHYRLVFEKV, encoded by the coding sequence ATGGCTTCACAGCAGGATTTAGACTTTACCTATACCACGATCGATAAAATTTTTCGCCTGAGCATGGGCCAGACCGGCGATTATAGCGGAGCTATGTATAACGGCGATTTCTCGCTTACCCTGGAGCAGGCACAGCGTCAGAAACACAAATTTATTGCCGATAGCCTGGGAGTTGGACCTGGCACCCGGATTCTGGATATGGGTTGTGGCTGGGGGCCTTTCCTGCAATATAGTAAAGAACGGGGCGCTATCGGAAAAGGCGTGACTCTATCGAGCGGACAGGCAGAAGCCTGCCGGGAAAATGGTTTGTCGGTCGATATTAAAGATTGCCGACAGATTACGCCCGCCGATTATGGCACATTCGACGCCGTTAGCTGTATTGGCGGGATGGAGCATTTCTGTTCTGTAGAGCAGTATCAGGCAGGGCAGCAGGACAAGGTATATGCCGATTTTTTTCAGTCACTTACCCACTTGCTACCCGTAGGGGGGCGGTTTTATATGCAGACAATGGTATTTGGCAAAAATATGATTCCGTTTGAAGACATCAGTCTCGATGCGCCTAAAGATTCTCCTTCTTATGCCCTGGCACTGATGATTGCTCAGTTTCCGGGTTCCTGGCTACCCTATGGTCCCGAGCAGGTAATTCGGAATGCACAACCGCACTTTAAACTTATTTCGCAAAGTAGCGGACGACTGGATTATATCGAAACCATTGGCCAGTGGCGTAAGCGATTCCGGGCTTTTAATCTTCAGAAATACCTGCTTTATGCGTCATTATTACCTCGTATGCTGACCAGCAAAGCCTTTCGCGATCTGATTGCCGTGTTTCGGGTTAGCCCTAACCGGGTGTGCTTTCAGCAGGAAACAATGGAACATTACCGGCTTGTTTTTGAAAAAGTATAG
- a CDS encoding acyl-CoA desaturase, which translates to MVTQIKFKNSTRSAFFTTTRERVDAYFNENSLSPHANGAMWGKAIFFLGGYALLYGLILSNLFGIWVMLGMAMLLGVFAACIGFNVSHDALHGAFSARPWVNRLLGSSFYLLGANPYIWKITHNVVHHTYTNIPGHDEDIEFAPGLVRLDPQDTLHPWHRYQQWYTIPLYALASLSWVFRKDYVKFFKKQIGQRDNSSHPQREYINLFGSKVLYYCFFLLLPMIVLDVAWWQVVVGFVMMHLAEGLVLGLVFQLAHVVEGTLFPMPDEQGDIQSAWAIHQLYTTANFAPRSRLAAFVCGGLNRQIEHHLFPKVCHIHYPAITSIVQRTATEFGLPYMENKSFGSALRSHFRLLRQLGRRPVNESISGATVCQSDLIKVSN; encoded by the coding sequence ATGGTAACCCAAATCAAGTTTAAAAACAGTACCCGGTCTGCGTTTTTTACAACGACCCGTGAGCGTGTCGATGCTTATTTCAATGAGAATTCACTTTCACCCCATGCCAATGGGGCTATGTGGGGAAAAGCAATTTTCTTTTTAGGGGGCTACGCACTGCTCTATGGTCTGATTTTATCGAATCTGTTTGGTATTTGGGTTATGCTTGGAATGGCCATGCTGTTGGGCGTATTTGCGGCCTGTATTGGTTTTAACGTGTCGCACGATGCGCTGCATGGTGCTTTTTCGGCTCGCCCGTGGGTAAATCGACTATTGGGGAGTAGCTTCTACCTGCTGGGCGCTAATCCCTACATCTGGAAGATTACGCATAATGTTGTGCATCATACCTACACGAATATACCGGGCCATGACGAAGATATTGAATTTGCGCCGGGCCTGGTACGGCTCGACCCACAGGACACCCTTCACCCCTGGCACCGCTATCAGCAGTGGTATACGATTCCGCTGTATGCACTGGCTTCGCTTTCGTGGGTGTTTCGTAAGGATTATGTCAAGTTTTTCAAGAAACAGATTGGCCAGCGCGACAACTCCTCGCATCCACAACGCGAATACATAAACCTGTTTGGCTCCAAAGTGCTCTATTATTGCTTCTTTCTGCTACTGCCCATGATTGTGCTTGATGTAGCCTGGTGGCAGGTGGTAGTGGGTTTTGTGATGATGCATCTGGCCGAAGGATTAGTGCTGGGGCTGGTTTTTCAACTGGCTCACGTTGTTGAAGGAACGCTTTTTCCAATGCCAGACGAGCAGGGGGATATTCAGAGTGCATGGGCCATTCATCAGTTATATACAACGGCCAATTTTGCTCCGCGCAGCCGGTTAGCCGCTTTTGTGTGCGGAGGCCTGAACCGGCAAATCGAACACCATCTTTTTCCCAAGGTCTGTCACATTCATTATCCAGCCATAACAAGTATTGTTCAACGAACGGCGACTGAATTTGGCTTGCCTTATATGGAAAACAAAAGCTTTGGATCGGCACTTCGGTCGCATTTTCGACTTTTGCGGCAACTGGGCCGTCGACCTGTTAACGAATCTATTTCAGGAGCAACTGTCTGTCAGTCTGATCTTATTAAGGTTAGCAATTAA
- a CDS encoding helix-turn-helix domain-containing protein, producing MPTTTPPDQVNKPDIFLINKALDVLSGKWRLYIILSLDNQTLRYSQFNERLPGVSQKVLAGELKALVALGVMERRIYAEVPPRVEYTLTQRGQQALPMLKQIQQIGQIFT from the coding sequence ATGCCAACAACTACTCCCCCTGATCAGGTTAATAAGCCTGATATCTTTTTGATTAATAAGGCATTAGATGTACTCTCTGGCAAATGGCGGCTATATATCATTTTGTCGCTCGATAATCAGACCCTGCGGTATAGCCAGTTTAATGAACGGCTACCGGGAGTCAGTCAGAAAGTACTGGCCGGGGAGTTGAAAGCTCTGGTTGCATTGGGGGTTATGGAGCGAAGAATTTATGCCGAAGTACCGCCACGGGTAGAATACACCCTGACCCAACGGGGCCAACAGGCCTTGCCGATGCTGAAACAAATTCAGCAAATCGGTCAAATCTTTACTTAA